In one window of Gemmatimonadota bacterium DNA:
- a CDS encoding GMC family oxidoreductase yields the protein MRLAEKGYRVLLLERGRRFADDEFAPTTWHLPRYLWAPSLGCHGILQISAFRNVFVLHGAGVGGGSLGYANVLMEPGSEAFDSPAWRRPVAWGEALKPHYAEARRMLGVAENPRLWPADHLLRQIATDMGRGESFRPVPVGTFFGAPGQEGMEVPDPYFGGEGPARRGCTHCGGCMVGCRYNSKNTLPKNYLHFAEKWGADIRPDTTVRDIRPLAGLQPDGARYEVHHQRSRGWSRPHGAPIRARHVIVSAGTLGTLRLLFRCRDRTRSLPAISRRLGTMVRTNNEALLGSVSRTAATDYSQGIAITSIFRADNVTTIEPVRYPAGSSAMRLLGGPMIDSGGLLSRLGQSVLEIVRRPGDFLRTHLLPGWAERTTILLAMQWEDNRIRLRPGRSLFTGFRDDLVSEPDREATIPTKIEVGHQVTRTFAARSGGIAMGSVNEALFDIPMTAHILGGVPFGADAEEGVIDADCQVHGYPGLYVVDGSIMPANPGVNPSLTITALAEYAMSRVPAAARARAATG from the coding sequence ATGCGGCTGGCGGAGAAGGGGTACCGGGTGCTCCTGCTGGAGCGCGGCCGCCGCTTCGCGGACGACGAGTTCGCCCCCACGACCTGGCACCTCCCCCGTTACCTCTGGGCGCCGAGCCTCGGCTGCCACGGCATCCTGCAGATCAGCGCCTTCCGCAATGTCTTCGTGCTGCACGGCGCCGGCGTCGGCGGCGGCAGCCTGGGCTACGCCAACGTGCTGATGGAACCCGGCAGCGAGGCGTTCGACTCCCCGGCGTGGCGGCGGCCGGTGGCGTGGGGCGAGGCGCTCAAGCCGCACTACGCCGAGGCCCGGCGGATGCTCGGCGTGGCCGAGAATCCGCGGTTGTGGCCGGCGGATCACCTGCTGCGGCAGATCGCCACGGACATGGGGCGGGGCGAGAGCTTCCGGCCGGTGCCGGTGGGCACCTTCTTCGGGGCGCCGGGCCAGGAGGGGATGGAGGTGCCCGATCCCTACTTCGGCGGCGAGGGGCCGGCGCGTCGGGGCTGCACCCACTGCGGCGGCTGCATGGTGGGGTGCCGCTACAACAGCAAGAACACCCTGCCCAAGAACTACCTCCACTTCGCCGAGAAGTGGGGCGCCGACATCCGACCCGACACCACGGTACGCGACATCCGCCCGCTGGCGGGGCTGCAGCCCGACGGCGCACGCTACGAGGTGCACCACCAGCGGAGCCGCGGCTGGAGCCGGCCCCACGGGGCGCCGATCCGCGCCCGGCATGTCATCGTGTCCGCCGGCACCCTCGGCACGCTGCGGCTGCTGTTCCGTTGCCGTGATCGCACCCGTTCCCTCCCCGCGATCTCGCGGCGGCTGGGGACGATGGTGCGCACCAACAACGAGGCGCTGCTGGGCAGCGTCTCGCGCACCGCCGCGACAGATTACTCGCAGGGGATCGCGATCACGTCGATCTTCCGCGCCGACAACGTCACCACGATCGAGCCGGTGCGGTACCCCGCCGGGAGCTCGGCCATGCGGCTCCTGGGCGGGCCGATGATCGACTCGGGGGGGCTGCTGTCGCGGCTGGGGCAGTCGGTGCTGGAGATCGTGCGGCGGCCCGGCGACTTCCTGCGCACCCACCTGCTGCCGGGCTGGGCGGAGCGGACCACGATCCTGCTGGCGATGCAGTGGGAGGACAATCGCATCCGGCTCCGGCCGGGGCGGAGCCTCTTCACCGGCTTCCGCGATGACCTGGTGTCGGAGCCGGACCGCGAGGCGACGATCCCCACCAAGATCGAAGTCGGCCACCAGGTGACCCGGACCTTCGCCGCGCGCTCGGGCGGCATCGCGATGGGGTCGGTGAACGAGGCGCTGTTCGACATCCCGATGACGGCGCACATCCTGGGCGGGGTGCCCTTTGGCGCCGACGCCGAGGAGGGGGTCATCGACGCGGACTGCCAGGTGCACGGCTACCCGGGGCTCTATGTAGTGGACGGCTCGATCATGCCGGCCAATCCCGGCGTCAACCCGAGCCTCACCATCACGGCATTGGCCGAGTACGCCATGAGCCGGGTGCCGGCCGCGGCCCGGGCGCGCGCGGCCACCGGCTGA
- a CDS encoding ArsA family ATPase, whose product MKLIQQLARRRLIVVTGKGGVGKTTLTAAIGRLLAAAGRKTLLLEIDPRESLHQLFGTEPSAGAIIKVSPKLGLQNLQPHAVIESLVREKVPLAPLANRIIGSQVFQQSVAGAPGLKEMAVLGYALRTVLGEYRHSADVVVLDAPATGHGVSMLTAPLHLAEVVAGGQLGEMSQQLARFIADPNACGVMIATLAEEMPVQETLELIALLKQRMGRPPEAVVVNGLYPEFPAGPPSRPAAESPSLSLWRERRAVNERELARIRQAWKGPRLELPLLPLTRGPALLDRVVQLMELPLP is encoded by the coding sequence ATGAAGCTCATCCAGCAGCTCGCGCGCCGCCGCCTCATCGTGGTGACGGGCAAGGGAGGCGTCGGAAAGACGACTCTCACGGCCGCGATTGGCCGCCTGCTGGCCGCCGCCGGCCGCAAGACGCTGCTGCTCGAGATCGATCCCCGCGAGAGCCTGCACCAGCTGTTCGGCACCGAGCCCTCCGCCGGCGCCATTATCAAGGTCTCCCCGAAGCTCGGACTCCAGAACCTCCAGCCCCACGCCGTGATCGAGTCGCTGGTGCGCGAGAAGGTCCCGCTCGCGCCGCTCGCCAACCGGATCATCGGCAGCCAGGTGTTTCAGCAGTCGGTGGCCGGCGCCCCCGGGCTCAAGGAGATGGCGGTGCTCGGCTACGCCCTCCGGACCGTCCTGGGCGAGTACCGCCACTCCGCCGACGTGGTGGTGCTCGACGCGCCCGCCACCGGTCACGGGGTCTCGATGCTCACGGCCCCGCTGCACCTGGCGGAGGTGGTGGCCGGCGGCCAGCTGGGCGAGATGTCGCAGCAGCTGGCGCGCTTCATCGCCGATCCCAACGCCTGCGGGGTGATGATCGCCACGCTGGCGGAGGAGATGCCGGTGCAGGAGACGCTGGAGCTGATCGCGCTCCTCAAGCAGCGCATGGGACGCCCGCCCGAGGCGGTGGTGGTGAACGGCCTGTACCCCGAGTTCCCGGCCGGCCCGCCAAGCCGCCCGGCCGCGGAGTCGCCGAGCCTCTCCCTCTGGCGCGAACGTCGCGCCGTCAACGAGCGCGAGCTGGCCCGCATCCGGCAGGCGTGGAAGGGACCGCGGCTCGAGCTCCCCCTCCTGCCGCTCACCCGTGGCCCCGCGCTGCTCGACCGCGTGGTGCAGCTGATGGAGCTGCCGCTCCCATGA
- a CDS encoding patatin-like phospholipase family protein yields MPTVRRGRHNRRLGLALAGGGPAGAVYEVGALRALEEAVEGLALTDCGVYVGVSAGAFLAASLANGQDTVQLVRALVADTSDDTPFDPATFFIPAYREWARRGVQLPRLFADALWQFTRSPEDQTLVESLTRLTRALPLGLFDNEPIRRYLEAMFGRRGRTDDFRKLRQRLFVIAADLEAGAPIVFGGPGWDRVPISRAVQASTAVPGLYPPVEVNGRLCVDGVLLKTVHASVALEHGAKLLFCVNPLVPVNVAEGEASGALQPGALLKRGMPAILSQTFRTLIHSRMVVGMARYRSHFPGTDVVLLEPERSEYRLFFSNIFSFKSRREVCEIGYRATRRDLWRRRHALAPVLARHGYRLRTEILADEARSVWDGVGLVNGRSGGKLAARLSGVLARLERPAPTRRRARLQRP; encoded by the coding sequence GTGCCCACCGTCAGGCGGGGACGGCACAACCGCCGGCTGGGGCTCGCCCTGGCCGGCGGCGGACCGGCGGGCGCCGTGTACGAGGTCGGCGCCCTCCGGGCCCTCGAGGAGGCGGTCGAAGGGCTCGCCCTGACGGACTGCGGTGTCTACGTCGGCGTCAGCGCGGGGGCGTTCCTGGCCGCCTCGCTCGCCAACGGGCAGGACACCGTCCAGCTGGTCCGGGCGCTGGTGGCCGACACGTCGGACGATACCCCGTTCGACCCGGCCACCTTCTTCATCCCGGCGTATCGCGAGTGGGCCCGGCGCGGCGTGCAGCTGCCCAGGCTCTTCGCCGACGCGCTGTGGCAGTTCACCCGGTCTCCCGAGGACCAGACGCTGGTCGAGTCGCTGACCCGGCTCACCCGCGCCCTCCCGCTCGGCCTCTTCGACAACGAACCGATCCGGCGGTACCTGGAGGCGATGTTCGGCCGCCGCGGCCGCACCGACGACTTCCGCAAGCTGCGGCAGCGACTGTTCGTCATCGCCGCCGACCTCGAGGCCGGGGCGCCGATCGTCTTCGGCGGCCCGGGGTGGGACCGGGTGCCCATCAGCCGGGCGGTGCAGGCGAGCACCGCGGTCCCCGGCCTCTACCCGCCGGTGGAGGTCAACGGGCGGCTGTGCGTGGACGGGGTGCTGCTCAAGACCGTGCACGCCTCGGTGGCCCTGGAACACGGGGCCAAGCTGCTCTTCTGCGTGAATCCGCTGGTCCCGGTGAACGTGGCGGAGGGGGAGGCCAGCGGCGCCCTGCAGCCCGGGGCGCTGCTCAAGCGGGGCATGCCGGCCATCCTGTCGCAGACCTTCCGCACCCTGATCCACAGCCGGATGGTGGTGGGGATGGCGCGCTACCGCAGCCACTTCCCCGGCACGGACGTGGTGCTCCTCGAACCGGAGCGGAGCGAGTATCGGCTCTTCTTCAGCAACATCTTCAGTTTCAAGAGCCGCCGCGAGGTGTGCGAGATCGGCTACCGCGCCACCCGGCGGGACCTCTGGCGGCGGCGCCACGCGCTGGCCCCGGTGCTGGCGCGGCACGGGTACCGCCTGCGCACCGAGATCCTGGCCGACGAGGCGCGCAGCGTGTGGGATGGGGTGGGGCTGGTGAACGGGCGGAGCGGCGGGAAGCTCGCGGCGCGGCTGTCGGGGGTGCTGGCGCGGCTGGAACGGCCGGCGCCGACGCGTCGGCGCGCGCGGCTACAGCGCCCGTAG
- a CDS encoding DUF1298 domain-containing protein, translating to MREPVAGNDAIWLQDSATNLMVINAVITTDRLDLATLREAFRVRVIEAEGGRRYDRFHQRVRREGARPYWEDDPDFDIARQIIPAREAGVETRAALQRYVGEEAGRPLPADRPLWQIQLVEQFEGDGSALVVRVHHCIGDGMALVAVIFALMEEMTAEHPAAPARGGIRPSAGAPGRGLLKALLIPLAAPGILIKRLLWWPDRHALHGPAVSGKKVVAWTAPLDLAVVKAAKNRLGATVNDVLMASVSGAVSRYLARHAGQSITQFRISMPVNVRRPDAPLRLENRFAAVPLTLPAGISDLGTRVTAVKARMDELKRSVAPIVVYGIQVTLLTVLPHGVSRWLIDFLANKCTAVVTNMPGPQRLVTLAGRQVRGMMFWVPQRADIGVGISVLSFAGKVQVGVIADARLLPDAGLLVEAFEEEFAALRAL from the coding sequence GTGCGCGAGCCGGTCGCCGGCAACGACGCCATCTGGCTGCAGGACTCCGCCACCAACCTGATGGTGATCAACGCCGTGATCACCACCGACCGGCTGGATCTCGCCACCCTGCGCGAGGCCTTCCGGGTGCGGGTCATCGAGGCCGAGGGCGGCCGCCGGTACGACCGTTTTCACCAGCGGGTCCGGCGGGAGGGGGCGCGGCCCTACTGGGAGGATGACCCCGACTTCGACATCGCACGCCAGATCATCCCCGCGCGGGAAGCGGGCGTCGAGACCCGCGCGGCGCTGCAGCGCTATGTGGGCGAGGAAGCCGGCCGGCCCCTCCCGGCGGACCGCCCGCTGTGGCAGATCCAGCTGGTGGAGCAGTTCGAGGGCGACGGCAGCGCGCTGGTCGTGCGGGTGCACCACTGCATCGGCGACGGCATGGCGCTGGTGGCGGTGATCTTCGCCCTGATGGAGGAGATGACGGCCGAGCACCCCGCGGCGCCGGCCCGCGGCGGGATCCGCCCCTCGGCGGGGGCGCCGGGGCGCGGCCTGCTCAAGGCCCTGCTCATCCCCCTCGCCGCGCCGGGCATCCTGATCAAGCGGCTGCTCTGGTGGCCCGACCGCCACGCACTCCACGGGCCGGCCGTGTCGGGGAAGAAGGTGGTGGCCTGGACCGCCCCGCTCGACCTCGCGGTGGTCAAGGCCGCCAAGAACCGGCTGGGCGCCACGGTCAACGACGTGCTGATGGCCTCGGTGTCGGGCGCGGTGAGCCGCTACCTGGCGCGGCACGCGGGCCAGTCCATCACCCAGTTCCGCATCTCCATGCCGGTCAACGTGCGCCGCCCCGACGCCCCGCTCCGGCTGGAGAACCGCTTCGCGGCGGTGCCCCTCACCCTGCCGGCCGGGATCAGCGACCTCGGCACTCGAGTCACCGCCGTGAAGGCGCGGATGGACGAACTCAAGCGCTCGGTGGCGCCGATCGTGGTCTACGGCATCCAGGTCACCCTGCTGACCGTGCTGCCGCACGGGGTCAGCCGCTGGCTGATCGACTTCCTCGCCAACAAGTGCACCGCGGTGGTGACCAACATGCCCGGGCCCCAGCGGCTGGTGACGCTGGCGGGGCGACAGGTGCGCGGCATGATGTTCTGGGTGCCCCAGCGGGCGGACATCGGGGTGGGGATCTCGGTGCTGAGCTTCGCCGGCAAGGTGCAGGTGGGGGTCATCGCCGACGCGCGGCTGCTGCCCGACGCGGGGCTCCTGGTCGAGGCCTTCGAGGAGGAGTTCGCGGCGCTACGGGCGCTGTAG
- a CDS encoding phasin family protein, translated as MAKKTTKKAQALPMFKESAHDIWLAGLGAFALAGEEGGKLFQQLVKKGEGMEKLNKARIHTLVSRAEDMRGEARTAVAKIATPIEAGMTNAMHRLGVPTRKEIATLTKRVEELTKVVAKSRGKARGKTRRPARAEAVGA; from the coding sequence ATGGCGAAGAAGACCACCAAGAAGGCCCAGGCGCTCCCGATGTTCAAGGAGTCGGCGCACGACATCTGGCTCGCGGGCCTGGGCGCCTTTGCCCTGGCGGGCGAAGAGGGCGGCAAGCTGTTCCAGCAGCTGGTGAAGAAGGGTGAGGGGATGGAGAAGCTCAACAAGGCGCGCATCCACACCCTGGTGAGCCGGGCCGAGGACATGCGGGGCGAGGCCCGGACCGCCGTGGCGAAGATCGCCACTCCGATCGAGGCCGGGATGACCAACGCGATGCACCGGCTGGGCGTGCCCACCCGCAAGGAGATCGCGACCCTGACCAAGCGGGTCGAGGAGCTCACCAAGGTCGTGGCCAAGAGCCGCGGCAAGGCGCGCGGGAAGACCCGCCGTCCCGCCCGGGCCGAGGCGGTCGGGGCCTAG
- a CDS encoding ArsA family ATPase, translated as MSQLGVLDQRLLVVVGAGGVGKTTLAASMGLVSAAEGARTLVMTFDPSLRLKDALGVGEEAKDHPVKVAGVRGDLDVALLDARATFDRLIKRYAPSPAAANRIYQNRFYRDLAGNLAGILEYMAVERLFEVESEGKYDRVILDTPPTRQALDFLEAPDRIVGFLDSGAVKIALAPWWEEGGGLAALPLRLAARGAEGIADRLIGVRLLHDTVEFFRAFAPLYGGFRARAGEVRKLLRAPDTLFVLVSGPGEDRIPDTMFFARKLREAGHRVGPLVVNQLHPEVADGAPVPPECAAGMALFRFLGERDARGLARLRALLAKGEPLLALPLQAAPPADLAGLAALGGLLTDQLA; from the coding sequence ATGAGCCAGCTCGGCGTGCTCGACCAGCGACTGCTGGTGGTGGTGGGGGCCGGGGGCGTGGGCAAGACCACGCTGGCCGCGTCGATGGGGCTGGTCTCCGCCGCCGAGGGGGCCCGCACCCTCGTGATGACCTTCGACCCCTCGCTCCGGCTCAAGGATGCCCTCGGCGTGGGTGAGGAGGCGAAGGACCATCCCGTGAAGGTGGCCGGCGTGCGGGGCGATCTCGACGTGGCGCTGCTCGATGCCCGTGCCACCTTTGACCGCCTCATCAAGCGCTACGCCCCGAGCCCCGCGGCGGCCAATCGCATCTACCAGAACCGCTTCTACCGCGACCTCGCCGGCAACCTCGCCGGCATCCTCGAGTACATGGCGGTGGAACGGCTCTTCGAGGTGGAGTCGGAGGGGAAGTACGATCGGGTCATCCTCGATACCCCACCCACCCGGCAGGCACTCGACTTCCTCGAGGCGCCCGACCGCATCGTGGGCTTCCTCGACAGCGGGGCGGTCAAGATCGCGCTGGCGCCCTGGTGGGAGGAGGGGGGCGGGCTGGCGGCGCTGCCGCTGCGGCTCGCGGCCAGGGGCGCCGAGGGGATCGCCGACCGCCTCATCGGCGTGCGCCTGCTCCACGATACCGTGGAGTTCTTCCGGGCCTTTGCGCCGCTGTACGGCGGCTTCCGCGCCCGCGCCGGCGAGGTCCGCAAGCTGCTGCGGGCGCCGGACACGCTCTTTGTGCTGGTGAGCGGTCCCGGGGAGGACCGGATTCCCGACACGATGTTCTTCGCCCGCAAGCTGCGGGAGGCCGGCCACCGGGTGGGCCCGCTGGTCGTCAACCAGCTCCACCCCGAGGTCGCCGACGGCGCCCCGGTGCCGCCCGAATGCGCCGCCGGCATGGCGCTGTTCCGCTTCCTCGGGGAGCGCGACGCGCGGGGCCTCGCCCGGCTCCGCGCCCTGCTCGCCAAGGGAGAGCCGCTGCTCGCCCTTCCGCTGCAGGCGGCTCCCCCCGCCGACCTGGCCGGCCTCGCCGCGCTGGGCGGCCTCCTCACCGACCAGCTGGCGTAG